AGAATAACCGGCATAAAGCCGTTGCAATTAAACTTTTTCCCACATCTGAGGCTGTACCTTGTATCATAATCCCTTTCATTTACTGCCCACCTCCTTTTTCATAGCTATCCAGATTCCATTTTCTACCGAATAGGCTTGACTTGCGTTCTTGACAATCCATTGATGAAGCTTTCCTAATGTTTTAGCATAATAAAAATTAAGAGAAGAGATGGTCATATCCTCATGGGCTAATTCATTGGAGACAATGATGAGCTCAGCACAAGTTTCAGTGATTTTAGAAATCCCTGAAGTTATTTTATTGAACAACTCATGGTGAAAGTCTGGTTCTTCCCATTTCTCTTCGTTCTCTTCGTCTAAAAACCATTCATTCGTCAACCATGTCGTTAAACAATCAAGGACAATCGTATCCTTTTTGGAAAAATTATGAGCGATGGTATCAATATTTATAGGTTGTTCCCAAGTTATCCAAGGAATTTCAGCTGTTTTTCGTTGGATTTGATGTAACTGAACACGTCTCGCCATTTCCTCATCGATTACTTGGCCACATGCGATGTAATGTAATTTTCCCTGCTTTTTCTTTGCCCGTAATTGGGCATATTTTTCAGCGAATGTGCTTTTTCCACTTCGAACTCCACCGGTAACGAAAATCAAGGTTGATTTCTCCATTGTCGCAATGCCTCCAGTAGTATGGCGTTCTCCTCTTTCTTCTTAATGGCAACCCGTAACCAACGACCTTCAAGGCTAGGAAAATTATAAGTATGTCTTAAGACAATCCCTTTTTGTAATAAAAATTCCAGTAATGGCTTTTGATCTTGTAATCTCGGATCCTTCAGTAAATAAAAATTCACTTTCGATGGGGAATACTCGTACTGATATAAGTTTAAAAATTCAAATATTTCATTACGGTTTTCGTGTATTTTTTTTCTCGTCATTTGAACAAATGGATCATCTAACAGCCCCGTTTCGGCCGCTAGCATTGCCAGTGCATTCACACTCCAATGTGGTTTAAATTTTGCTAGCTGTTTAATGATTGCTTCACTGGCTAGCATATAACCTATGCGAAGCCCTGCCACCGCATACATTTTCGTTAACGATCGAAGAAGGATGATATTCGATTCATTCGTTACATACTTTGAATAAGATGTTGTATCATCTGCAAAGTCGTAAAATGCTTCGTCGATAATTAATGTACACGCATGGGCATGACATTGATCAATCAGTTGGATGATATCCTTTCTTTCAAACACCACTCCAGTAGGATTATTCGGTGTACAAAGAAAAACAGCATCATAGGCTTTGAGTAAAGGTCCGATCTCTTGAAGAGGTAATGACCAATCTCCCTCTGTTAAACCAAAATAATCAATTTGACAATCATAGGCACGACATGCTTGCTCATACTCATAAAAAGCGGGTTGAATGATTAAAACTTTTTTGCCACGGAGCCACTGGCCTATGATCTGAATGAGTTCAGCTGCCCCATTCCCTATTAATATTTGATTCTCGGAAACTCCCACTTTCCTAGAAATCAGGTGATGTAATTTTGTTACATTCGGATCAGGATAATCCGTGATAGCTTGAAACCAACTTGGCCATTTTTCCTTTATTATCGCTGGTGGCCCGAATGGATTCGTATTCACACTGAAATCAATGATTCGATCAGGTGTCTTTACCCCGCTTGCATGATATAAATATGTTGGGTTAGAGCCATGTGTTGGCCATTTCAATGAGAATCCCCCCTAAGATCCATAAAGTAATCAAAAATAAAATCGTAGTCCGTCCCATTATTTGAACGGTTAATTGAATATGCTGAGCTGTTTGTTTAAAAATGGGATCCCCCATTTTCGCCCGATGTGAAACGATACCTCGATATGTATTCGTTCCTCCAAGTTGAATTCCCAACATGGCGGCAACCGGTGCTTCACACCAGCCACTATTCGGACTCGGATGTTGCTTAGCATCGCGCAAAACGATTTGCCATACTTTTTTTCGGGAAAAAGTGACAGGTTTCTTCGTCCAAATCATCATTAGTGAAGTCATTCGGCTTGGAATCCAATTGACAACATCATCCCATTTGGCAGATGCCCATCCGAAATCAGAAAATCGTTCATTTTTATATCCAACCATTGAATCACATGTGTTAATTGCTCGATACACCATCGCGAGTGTCCCGCCCCCTATGAAGGCCCAGAAAAGTGGAGCGGTAATGCCGTCACTCGTATTTTCTGCCACGGTTTCAACTGTTCCTCGAGTGATTTCATCTTCATCAAGTTGATCCGTATCACGGCCGACGATATAGGAGAGCTTTAATCTTGCTTCTTCAAAATCTTTCTGAATGAGTGGGTCATACACTTGGATGGCTGCCTGTTTCAAACTCTTTCTAGCGATGGTTGTGGAAATGATGATTGCCTCTATAATAATTCCAACTAGCGTATGTATTTGATAACTCATGAAGATGAGTAAAAAGCTGATTCCACCTACAATGAGCAAGATAGAAATGAGCATCGCCACGCCCTTTGCTTTCCGATTCTTCCCTTTGTTCCACCTTTTTTCAAAGAATGAAATGAGGGATCCAATCCACCGAACAGGATGTGGCCAATTGGGTGGGTCCCCAATGATACTATCGATACAGAAAGCTAAGGTGATCGCGATTAAATGCTGAAATATCATCGCCTTTCACCTCGATTTTTTTCTAAAGCTTGGATTGTACATTCATACACTCCTTGTCCAATCACTTGGCCAAGTTCTGTACTCGTTCCGCTATAAGGGAAATGAACTCCCCTTTGAGATGCAGCAATTAACACGCTATCTGTTGACGTTCCTGTCGCAAGCGTCTTCGTTACAGGGTCTTTCACCTTTTTAGAAAAGAGTGCTTTCGTTTTCGCCTCTGTAGCTGTCATTATCGCTTGAACAAAGGCTTCATCTGCTAAATGAGCGTTCACAATCACCCACGTATTAATCGTTCCGGGATTATTGTTCGTCATCCGTCGACAAGGGAATGATGCATCTACCGCATTCCCTACACCAGCTGTCACGACAATAAAGACAGAAAAATCTTCTTTTTCGATTAGTTGGAATGCTACATCCTTTAAGTGAACAGCTGTCATCATGCCAACCGTTTCATTTAAATCCAACCCGTTATTAAGTAAATATTGACCCATTTCTTCTTTATGATTTTCATAATGATAGTCTTTATCCACATGACGGTTCACAAACGTTCGATGCCATCCCCAGCCTGAACCAATGACCCCAGCGGATAATGTTCTCATTGGGATAGGCGATTCGAAACGGATCATCTCCGCAGATTGTGAAAGCCATGCTTCATTTAACTTAATTTTAGCCATTTCCTCCTGTAATTGTTCTGGAAGGATACTCATTTGTGGCTTTGGAATTTGCGGATGTGATTGTTTTTTCACATTCGTATTGTAAACTGAATTAATTCGATGTTCTTTTAAAATTTCACTCGGATGGCCTAGCTTATTCACTTTCCCCTTCTCCAATAGCAATAATTGATCACAATATAACCCTGCTAAATTAAGATCATGGAATATCGATATAACCGTTAACCCACATTCCTTTGCCATTTTTTTTAATAAATCCAATAAATCCTTTTGATAGGAAAGATCTAAATGATTCGTTGGTTCATCTAGCAAAAGAATTTCTGGTTGCTGGGCTAAACTTTGAGCTAAATAGACCCGTTGTTTCTCCCCACCTGAGAGCTCGTGTA
This is a stretch of genomic DNA from Oikeobacillus pervagus. It encodes these proteins:
- a CDS encoding bifunctional adenosylcobinamide kinase/adenosylcobinamide-phosphate guanylyltransferase, which codes for MEKSTLIFVTGGVRSGKSTFAEKYAQLRAKKKQGKLHYIACGQVIDEEMARRVQLHQIQRKTAEIPWITWEQPINIDTIAHNFSKKDTIVLDCLTTWLTNEWFLDEENEEKWEEPDFHHELFNKITSGISKITETCAELIIVSNELAHEDMTISSLNFYYAKTLGKLHQWIVKNASQAYSVENGIWIAMKKEVGSK
- the cobD gene encoding threonine-phosphate decarboxylase CobD, with the translated sequence MKWPTHGSNPTYLYHASGVKTPDRIIDFSVNTNPFGPPAIIKEKWPSWFQAITDYPDPNVTKLHHLISRKVGVSENQILIGNGAAELIQIIGQWLRGKKVLIIQPAFYEYEQACRAYDCQIDYFGLTEGDWSLPLQEIGPLLKAYDAVFLCTPNNPTGVVFERKDIIQLIDQCHAHACTLIIDEAFYDFADDTTSYSKYVTNESNIILLRSLTKMYAVAGLRIGYMLASEAIIKQLAKFKPHWSVNALAMLAAETGLLDDPFVQMTRKKIHENRNEIFEFLNLYQYEYSPSKVNFYLLKDPRLQDQKPLLEFLLQKGIVLRHTYNFPSLEGRWLRVAIKKKEENAILLEALRQWRNQP
- the cbiB gene encoding adenosylcobinamide-phosphate synthase CbiB, producing the protein MIFQHLIAITLAFCIDSIIGDPPNWPHPVRWIGSLISFFEKRWNKGKNRKAKGVAMLISILLIVGGISFLLIFMSYQIHTLVGIIIEAIIISTTIARKSLKQAAIQVYDPLIQKDFEEARLKLSYIVGRDTDQLDEDEITRGTVETVAENTSDGITAPLFWAFIGGGTLAMVYRAINTCDSMVGYKNERFSDFGWASAKWDDVVNWIPSRMTSLMMIWTKKPVTFSRKKVWQIVLRDAKQHPSPNSGWCEAPVAAMLGIQLGGTNTYRGIVSHRAKMGDPIFKQTAQHIQLTVQIMGRTTILFLITLWILGGILIEMANTWL
- a CDS encoding adenosylcobinamide amidohydrolase translates to MIEVNNLSGGYHGTPIVQQVSFSVRQGELFGILGPNGSGKTTLLKMLSGILSSQQGSVKIKEKSLKQYTAKELAQVVAVLPQILSQEFSYTVKETVALGRYAHQKGLFRTWSEDDEAIVQRVMAQTGVAKFQKHSLHELSGGEKQRVYLAQSLAQQPEILLLDEPTNHLDLSYQKDLLDLLKKMAKECGLTVISIFHDLNLAGLYCDQLLLLEKGKVNKLGHPSEILKEHRINSVYNTNVKKQSHPQIPKPQMSILPEQLQEEMAKIKLNEAWLSQSAEMIRFESPIPMRTLSAGVIGSGWGWHRTFVNRHVDKDYHYENHKEEMGQYLLNNGLDLNETVGMMTAVHLKDVAFQLIEKEDFSVFIVVTAGVGNAVDASFPCRRMTNNNPGTINTWVIVNAHLADEAFVQAIMTATEAKTKALFSKKVKDPVTKTLATGTSTDSVLIAASQRGVHFPYSGTSTELGQVIGQGVYECTIQALEKNRGERR